The Cellulomonas sp. P24 genome contains a region encoding:
- a CDS encoding arginine repressor: MSDQAGGATGASGVPATKAARHALIASLLEHHEIHSQSELAHALADAGVSVTQATLSRDLVELRAVRIRSSAGSLLYALPGEGGDRTPQRVTDVEQLAARLARLCAELLVTAEASGNFVVLRTPPGAAQFLASAIDHSVMPSVLGTIAGDDTVLVIARDQSPTASTAGAELADRFLSLASDGA; the protein is encoded by the coding sequence GTGAGCGACCAGGCCGGCGGCGCGACGGGAGCGTCCGGCGTGCCCGCCACCAAAGCGGCGCGCCATGCCCTGATCGCGTCGCTGCTCGAGCACCACGAGATCCACTCGCAGTCCGAGCTCGCGCACGCCTTGGCGGATGCCGGGGTCTCGGTGACCCAGGCGACGCTGTCCCGGGACCTGGTCGAGCTCCGAGCCGTACGGATCCGCAGCTCCGCGGGCTCTCTGCTGTACGCGTTGCCCGGTGAGGGCGGCGACCGGACGCCGCAGCGTGTCACGGACGTCGAGCAGCTCGCCGCACGCCTGGCGCGGCTGTGCGCCGAGCTCCTGGTGACGGCCGAGGCATCCGGCAACTTCGTGGTCCTGCGCACCCCGCCCGGTGCCGCGCAGTTCCTCGCCTCGGCGATCGACCACTCGGTGATGCCCTCCGTGCTGGGGACCATCGCGGGCGACGACACCGTCCTGGTGATCGCGCGCGACCAGTCGCCGACGGCGAGCACCGCAGGTGCCGAGCTGGCCGACCGCTTCCTCTCGCTCGCCTCCGACGGCGCGTGA
- the argC gene encoding N-acetyl-gamma-glutamyl-phosphate reductase has translation MSFTVAVAGASGYAGGEILRVLLMHPEASIGALTAHASAGTTLGTHHPHLRALADRILEPTTPAALTGHDVVVLALPHGASGAIAAELEAAGDRAVLLDLGADHRLTDATEWETFYGSAHAGTWPYGLPELLHAGESQARGQREVLARARRIAVPGCNVTAVTLGLQPGVAAGVIEPLDLVAVLANGYSGAGKTLKPHLLASEALGAAQPYAVGGVHRHIPEIEQNLRRAGGGPVQVSFTPTLVPMARGILATATARLVPGTTPSEVREAWRSAYADEPFVELLPDGQWPSTAMTLGANTALVQVAVDERAGRVVTVTAIDNLVKGTAGGAVQSLNLALGLPESTGLSVNGVAP, from the coding sequence ATGTCGTTCACGGTGGCGGTCGCAGGAGCGAGCGGGTACGCGGGCGGTGAGATCCTTCGGGTCCTCCTCATGCACCCGGAGGCGAGCATCGGCGCGCTCACGGCACACGCGAGCGCAGGGACGACGCTCGGGACCCACCATCCGCACCTGCGCGCGCTGGCGGACCGCATCCTCGAGCCGACGACACCCGCCGCCCTCACAGGGCACGACGTCGTCGTCCTCGCTCTGCCGCACGGTGCCTCCGGTGCGATCGCCGCAGAGCTCGAGGCGGCCGGTGACCGCGCGGTCCTGCTCGACCTCGGTGCCGACCACCGGCTGACCGACGCGACGGAGTGGGAGACCTTCTACGGAAGCGCCCATGCCGGGACCTGGCCCTACGGGCTGCCGGAGCTCCTCCATGCCGGAGAGTCGCAGGCCCGGGGCCAGCGAGAGGTGCTCGCACGGGCGCGAAGGATCGCGGTCCCCGGCTGCAACGTGACGGCCGTGACCCTCGGTCTCCAGCCGGGCGTCGCCGCTGGCGTCATCGAGCCGCTCGACCTCGTCGCCGTGCTGGCGAACGGGTACTCCGGCGCCGGGAAGACGCTCAAGCCACACCTGCTGGCGAGCGAGGCGCTCGGCGCAGCCCAGCCGTACGCGGTCGGCGGCGTGCATCGGCACATCCCGGAGATCGAGCAGAACCTCAGGCGTGCAGGCGGCGGCCCGGTGCAGGTGTCGTTCACCCCGACGCTCGTCCCGATGGCCCGGGGCATCCTTGCCACCGCGACGGCGCGACTCGTCCCCGGGACGACGCCGTCCGAGGTGCGCGAGGCCTGGCGCTCGGCCTACGCGGACGAACCCTTCGTCGAGCTGCTCCCCGACGGGCAATGGCCGTCGACCGCGATGACGCTCGGCGCCAACACCGCGCTCGTCCAGGTCGCCGTCGACGAGCGCGCCGGACGCGTCGTGACCGTCACGGCGATCGACAACCTCGTCAAGGGCACCGCCGGTGGCGCTGTGCAGTCCCTCAACCTCGCCCTCGGCCTCCCGGAGTCGACCGGCCTGTCCGTGAACGGAGTCGCACCGTGA
- a CDS encoding argininosuccinate synthase, with product MTERVVLAYSGGLDTSVGIGWIAEATGAEVIAVAVDVGQGGEDLEVIRQRALDCGAVEAYVADARDEFAEEYCMPALRANALYLDRYPLVSALSRPVIVKHLVRAARQFGATTVAHGCTGKGNDQVRFEVGITSLAPEMQCIAPIRDLALTRDKAIEYATRHSLPIATTKHNPFSIDQNVWGRAVETGFLEDIWNAPTKDVYSYTDDPTFPPVADEVVITFEQGVPVALDGVAVTSLQAIQEMNRRAGAQGVGRIDMVEDRLVGIKSREIYEAPGAMALIAAHQELENVTVEREQARFKRGVEQRWTELVYDGMWFSPLKRSLDTFIDDTQRYVSGDVRLVLHGGRAMVTGRRSEASLYDFNLATYDTGDTFDQSQAKGFIAIYGLTAKLSAARDVKFGNGVDFGVGDLPATGAGADV from the coding sequence ATGACTGAACGTGTCGTGCTCGCCTACTCCGGTGGCCTGGACACCTCTGTGGGGATCGGCTGGATCGCCGAGGCCACAGGAGCCGAGGTGATCGCTGTCGCGGTCGACGTCGGCCAGGGCGGCGAGGACCTCGAGGTCATCCGCCAGCGGGCGCTGGACTGCGGTGCGGTCGAGGCGTACGTCGCGGATGCGCGCGACGAGTTCGCGGAGGAGTACTGCATGCCGGCCCTGCGGGCGAACGCCTTGTACCTGGACCGGTACCCGCTCGTCTCCGCGCTGTCGCGCCCGGTGATCGTCAAGCACCTGGTACGGGCCGCCCGGCAGTTCGGCGCGACGACCGTCGCCCACGGCTGCACGGGCAAGGGGAACGACCAGGTCCGCTTCGAGGTCGGCATCACGTCGCTCGCCCCGGAGATGCAGTGCATCGCCCCGATCCGTGACCTGGCGCTCACCCGCGACAAGGCGATCGAGTACGCGACGCGACACTCCCTGCCGATCGCGACGACCAAGCACAACCCGTTCTCGATCGACCAGAACGTCTGGGGGCGCGCCGTCGAGACCGGCTTCCTCGAGGACATCTGGAACGCGCCGACCAAGGACGTGTACAGCTACACGGACGACCCGACGTTCCCGCCGGTGGCCGACGAGGTCGTCATCACGTTCGAGCAGGGCGTCCCGGTGGCTCTGGACGGTGTGGCGGTGACCTCGTTGCAGGCCATCCAGGAGATGAACCGGCGCGCCGGCGCCCAGGGCGTCGGCCGGATCGACATGGTCGAGGACCGGTTGGTCGGCATCAAGTCGCGCGAGATCTACGAGGCCCCCGGGGCGATGGCGCTGATCGCCGCCCACCAGGAGCTCGAGAACGTCACGGTCGAGCGTGAGCAGGCGCGGTTCAAGCGGGGGGTCGAGCAGCGCTGGACCGAGCTCGTCTACGACGGCATGTGGTTCTCGCCGCTCAAGCGGTCCCTGGACACCTTCATCGACGACACCCAGCGGTACGTGTCGGGCGACGTGCGGCTCGTCTTGCACGGCGGTCGGGCGATGGTGACCGGGCGTCGGAGCGAGGCGAGCCTCTACGACTTCAACCTCGCGACCTACGACACCGGCGACACGTTTGACCAGTCGCAGGCGAAGGGGTTCATCGCGATCTACGGCCTGACCGCGAAGCTGTCCGCCGCGCGAGACGTGAAGTTCGGCAACGGCGTCGACTTCGGTGTCGGTGACCTCCCGGCCACCGGTGCTGGCGCTGATGTCTGA
- the argB gene encoding acetylglutamate kinase, whose protein sequence is MTGPVASDDFTFDTRTDLRPDQKAEVLIEALPWLESFAGALVVVKYGGNAMIDEDLKKAFAQDMVFLRRVGLHPVVVHGGGPQISAMLDRLGIESEFRGGLRVTTPEAMDVVRMVLTGQVSRELVALLNAHGPHAVGLSGEDGGLLRARRRTAMVDGQPIDVGLVGDVVEVNPGAVLDLLAAGRIPVVSTVAPDIDDPSQVLNVNADTAAAALAIALGARKLIVLTDVEGLYTRWPDRSSLASEIRVTELAALLPSLDSGMRPKMEACLRAVHGGVSQAHVIDGRAPHSILVEVFTTKGIGTMVLPDETTEEDA, encoded by the coding sequence ATGACCGGTCCTGTCGCGAGCGACGACTTCACGTTCGACACCCGGACGGACCTGCGCCCCGACCAGAAGGCCGAGGTCCTGATCGAGGCGCTGCCGTGGCTCGAGAGCTTCGCCGGTGCGCTCGTCGTCGTGAAGTACGGCGGGAACGCCATGATCGACGAGGACCTCAAGAAGGCGTTCGCGCAGGACATGGTCTTCCTCCGGCGGGTCGGGCTGCACCCGGTGGTCGTGCACGGCGGCGGCCCCCAGATCAGCGCGATGCTCGACCGGCTCGGGATCGAGAGCGAGTTCCGCGGTGGGCTGCGGGTCACGACCCCGGAAGCGATGGACGTCGTCCGGATGGTGCTCACCGGGCAGGTCTCGCGCGAGCTCGTGGCCCTGCTCAACGCGCACGGTCCGCACGCGGTCGGGCTCTCGGGCGAGGATGGCGGGCTCCTCCGCGCCCGTCGCCGGACGGCGATGGTCGACGGTCAGCCGATCGACGTCGGGCTCGTCGGGGACGTCGTCGAGGTCAACCCGGGTGCGGTGCTCGACCTCCTCGCCGCAGGCCGGATCCCCGTCGTGTCGACCGTCGCACCGGACATCGACGACCCGTCGCAGGTCCTCAACGTGAACGCCGACACTGCCGCCGCGGCCCTCGCGATCGCTCTCGGTGCCCGGAAGCTCATCGTCCTGACCGACGTCGAGGGGTTGTACACCCGGTGGCCCGACCGGTCGTCCCTCGCGAGCGAGATCCGCGTCACCGAGCTCGCCGCGCTGCTGCCGTCGCTCGACTCCGGCATGCGACCCAAGATGGAGGCCTGCCTGCGCGCGGTCCACGGTGGTGTCAGCCAGGCGCACGTGATCGACGGGCGCGCCCCGCACTCGATCCTCGTCGAGGTCTTCACCACGAAGGGCATCGGCACGATGGTTCTGCCCGACGAGACGACGGAGGAAGACGCGTGA
- a CDS encoding DNA-3-methyladenine glycosylase, protein MSGGSPSAGWFERDVTVVAQDLLGATLTTRTPDGTVTVRISEVEAYGGAGDPGSHAYRGLTRRNAVMFDEPGRLYVYRHLGLHHCVNIVVGPRGTAAAVLIRAGQVVDGEALASTRRRASGVVRVDADLARGPARLAVALGVDLAWNGLDVVDDDAVGLRVPAAGDAGCEPGVRGVLDPGPGGACDRVVASGPRVGVSGAGGDARLYPWRFWLVGDRTVSAYRAAAPRRSTFGPTSGSRHNGATPVPKEKL, encoded by the coding sequence ATGAGCGGTGGATCGCCATCGGCAGGCTGGTTCGAGCGTGACGTGACGGTGGTGGCGCAGGATCTCCTCGGCGCGACGCTGACGACGCGCACCCCGGACGGCACCGTGACGGTACGGATCTCGGAGGTGGAGGCCTACGGCGGTGCGGGGGACCCGGGTTCTCACGCGTACCGGGGCCTGACCCGCCGCAACGCCGTCATGTTCGACGAGCCGGGTCGCCTCTACGTCTACCGCCATCTGGGCCTGCACCACTGCGTGAACATCGTGGTGGGCCCCCGGGGGACGGCTGCAGCCGTGCTGATCCGCGCCGGCCAGGTCGTCGACGGGGAAGCTCTTGCGTCGACGCGCCGGAGGGCGTCAGGTGTGGTGCGCGTCGATGCCGACCTCGCACGGGGCCCGGCGCGGCTCGCGGTCGCTCTGGGCGTCGATCTCGCCTGGAACGGTCTCGACGTGGTGGACGACGACGCGGTCGGCCTTCGTGTTCCTGCGGCGGGAGATGCTGGCTGCGAGCCGGGCGTGCGTGGTGTCCTCGACCCCGGGCCCGGGGGTGCATGTGACCGCGTCGTCGCGAGCGGACCCCGGGTCGGGGTGAGTGGCGCCGGCGGCGACGCCCGGCTCTACCCGTGGAGGTTCTGGCTGGTGGGCGACCGGACCGTGTCGGCGTACCGGGCGGCAGCACCGCGGCGGTCCACGTTCGGTCCGACGTCCGGTTCGCGGCACAATGGCGCCACACCCGTTCCGAAGGAGAAGCTGTGA
- the argF gene encoding ornithine carbamoyltransferase, which yields MVRHFLRDDDLSPAEQREVLTLALAFREDRYVRRPLAGPRAVAVIFDKPTLRTQVSFATGIAELGGFPLAVDGNLARIGVRESVADTARVLGRQVAAIVWRTFDQSRVEEMAAVGGVPVVNALTDQFHPCQILADLTTVAQHRGGIDALAGQTLAYVGDGANNMAHSYLLGGVTAGLHVRIGTPEGYLPDPAVVAAADARARETGGSVLVTHDLATAVTGADVVATDTWVSMGQEAEAAVREQPFVPFRLDAAAVALAAPDAIVLHCLPAYRGKEITADVIDGPQSVVWDEAENRLHAQKALLTWLLERS from the coding sequence ATGGTCCGGCACTTCCTCCGAGACGACGACCTGAGCCCGGCCGAGCAGCGTGAGGTCCTCACCCTCGCGCTCGCCTTCCGCGAGGACCGCTACGTCCGTCGGCCCCTGGCGGGTCCGCGTGCGGTCGCGGTGATCTTCGACAAGCCGACGCTGCGGACACAGGTGTCCTTCGCGACGGGGATTGCCGAGCTCGGCGGCTTCCCGCTCGCGGTCGACGGCAACCTTGCGCGGATCGGGGTGCGGGAGTCCGTCGCCGACACCGCACGGGTGCTCGGTCGCCAGGTCGCGGCGATCGTCTGGCGTACCTTCGACCAGTCCCGTGTCGAGGAGATGGCCGCAGTCGGCGGCGTGCCGGTCGTCAACGCCCTCACGGACCAGTTCCACCCGTGCCAGATCCTCGCGGACCTGACGACGGTCGCCCAGCATCGCGGTGGTATCGACGCGCTCGCGGGGCAGACGCTCGCGTACGTCGGCGACGGTGCGAACAACATGGCGCACTCGTACCTCCTCGGTGGCGTGACGGCCGGTCTCCACGTGCGGATCGGTACCCCCGAGGGGTATCTGCCCGATCCGGCCGTGGTCGCCGCGGCGGACGCGCGGGCCCGCGAGACCGGTGGCTCGGTGCTGGTCACCCACGATCTCGCGACCGCCGTCACCGGCGCGGACGTCGTCGCGACGGACACCTGGGTGTCGATGGGGCAGGAGGCCGAGGCCGCCGTCCGTGAGCAGCCGTTCGTCCCGTTCCGGCTCGATGCCGCGGCCGTGGCCCTGGCTGCGCCGGACGCGATCGTGCTGCACTGCCTCCCGGCGTACCGCGGGAAGGAGATCACCGCCGACGTGATCGACGGACCTCAGTCGGTCGTCTGGGACGAGGCGGAGAACCGCCTGCACGCGCAGAAGGCGCTGCTGACGTGGCTCCTGGAGCGCTCGTGA
- the argH gene encoding argininosuccinate lyase, with protein MSELSSGAPAASSEVAGGGAPVSLWGGRFSGGPADALAALSQSTHFDWRLASHDIAGSKAHARVLHAAGLLDDAELAGMLDALERLRVDVASGDFLPVLADEDVHTALERGLIDRAGAELGGKLRAGRSRNDQIATLVRMYLRTESRAISGLVLDVVDALIDQAAAHPDAPMPGRTHLQHAQPVLLAHHLLAHAWPLLRDVERWTDWDRRAARSPYGSGALAGSSLGLDPAAVAAELGFDGPVENSIDGTASRDVVAEFAFVAAMAGVDLSRLAEEVILWATKEFGFVRLDDAYSTGSSIMPQKKNPDIAELARGKSGRMIGDLTGLLTTLKGLPLAYNRDLQEDKEPVFDQVDTLTVLLPAFAGMISTLTFRTDRMADLAPQGFSLATDIAEWLVREGVPFRVAHEVAGACVRVCEERGIELWDLSDADLAAVSSHLTPEVRTVLTVTGSMASRSAHGGTAPVRVAEQLEHARARSRELRAWASA; from the coding sequence ATGTCTGAGCTGTCCTCAGGTGCGCCGGCCGCCTCGTCCGAGGTGGCCGGCGGCGGTGCACCGGTGAGTCTGTGGGGCGGCCGGTTCAGTGGCGGACCGGCGGACGCCCTCGCGGCGTTGTCGCAGTCGACGCACTTCGACTGGCGCCTGGCGTCGCACGACATCGCCGGCTCGAAGGCGCACGCCAGGGTCCTGCACGCCGCGGGTCTGCTCGACGACGCCGAGCTCGCCGGGATGCTGGATGCCCTCGAGCGCCTTCGCGTGGATGTCGCGAGCGGCGACTTCCTTCCGGTGCTCGCGGACGAGGACGTGCACACGGCTCTCGAGCGTGGCCTGATCGACCGAGCGGGAGCAGAGCTCGGCGGCAAGCTTCGCGCGGGGCGGTCTCGCAACGACCAGATCGCGACGCTGGTCCGGATGTACCTGCGCACCGAGTCCCGTGCGATCTCGGGGCTCGTGCTGGACGTGGTCGACGCGCTCATCGACCAGGCCGCGGCCCATCCGGATGCTCCGATGCCCGGACGGACCCATCTCCAGCACGCACAGCCGGTCCTGCTCGCGCACCACCTGCTCGCGCATGCATGGCCCTTGCTGCGCGACGTCGAACGCTGGACGGACTGGGACCGTCGGGCGGCACGCTCGCCGTACGGCTCGGGTGCGCTGGCGGGGTCGTCGCTCGGCCTCGATCCGGCGGCGGTCGCGGCGGAGCTCGGTTTCGACGGGCCCGTGGAGAACTCGATCGACGGGACGGCAAGCCGCGACGTCGTGGCCGAGTTCGCGTTCGTCGCCGCGATGGCCGGCGTCGACCTCTCCCGGCTCGCCGAGGAGGTGATCCTCTGGGCGACCAAGGAGTTCGGGTTCGTCAGGCTGGATGACGCCTACTCGACGGGGTCGAGCATCATGCCGCAGAAGAAGAACCCGGACATCGCGGAGCTCGCACGGGGGAAGTCCGGTCGGATGATCGGTGACCTCACGGGCCTGCTCACGACGCTCAAGGGTCTTCCGCTCGCCTACAACCGCGATCTGCAGGAGGACAAGGAGCCGGTGTTCGACCAGGTCGACACGCTGACCGTCCTGCTTCCGGCCTTCGCCGGCATGATCTCCACCCTCACGTTCCGCACGGATCGGATGGCGGACCTCGCGCCTCAGGGCTTCTCGCTCGCGACGGACATCGCCGAGTGGCTCGTCCGCGAGGGAGTCCCGTTCCGCGTTGCGCACGAGGTCGCGGGCGCGTGTGTGCGGGTCTGCGAGGAGCGCGGCATCGAGCTGTGGGACCTCTCGGACGCCGATCTCGCCGCGGTCTCTTCGCACCTGACGCCCGAGGTCCGGACGGTGCTCACCGTGACGGGTTCGATGGCGTCCCGGTCGGCGCACGGCGGCACGGCCCCGGTGCGGGTCGCGGAGCAGCTCGAGCACGCCCGCGCGCGCAGCCGCGAGCTTCGCGCATGGGCGAGCGCCTGA
- the argJ gene encoding bifunctional glutamate N-acetyltransferase/amino-acid acetyltransferase ArgJ, which yields MTVTHPQGFRASGVTAGLKASGRPDLALVVNDGPLQVAAGVFTTNRVVAAPVVWSRQVVADGVVSAVVLNSGGANACTGPEGFGDTHRTAERVADVLGVSAGDVVVCSTGLIGERLPMERLLPGVDTAAAALAADGGDDAAVAIMTTDTVQKTATAVRDGWSVGGMAKGAGMLAPGLATMLVVLTTDAVTTSDQADAVLRAATRTTFDRVDSDGCMSTNDTVVLLASGASGVTPSAEELAGAVTEVCRSLARALVADAEGASHDIAVQVVNAGTEDAAVAVARAVTRSNLFKAAVFGNDPNWGRVLAAVGTVPAGVAAFDAELLDVSINGVQVCRAGGVGEDRSLVDLATAREVRVLVDLHAGTAEATVWTNDLTHDYVHENSAYSS from the coding sequence GTGACCGTCACCCATCCCCAGGGCTTCCGGGCCTCCGGCGTCACCGCCGGGCTGAAGGCCTCGGGTCGGCCCGACCTCGCTCTCGTGGTGAACGACGGACCGTTGCAGGTCGCGGCCGGGGTCTTCACGACCAACCGCGTGGTCGCGGCGCCGGTCGTCTGGTCGCGGCAGGTCGTGGCCGACGGCGTGGTGTCGGCAGTCGTGCTGAACTCCGGTGGCGCGAACGCGTGCACCGGACCCGAGGGCTTCGGTGACACGCACCGGACGGCCGAGCGGGTCGCCGACGTGCTCGGGGTGTCCGCCGGCGACGTGGTCGTGTGCTCGACCGGGCTGATCGGCGAGCGGCTACCGATGGAGCGGCTGCTCCCGGGCGTCGACACCGCTGCGGCCGCGCTCGCTGCCGACGGCGGTGACGACGCCGCCGTCGCGATCATGACGACCGACACCGTGCAGAAGACGGCGACCGCGGTCCGCGACGGCTGGTCCGTCGGGGGCATGGCCAAGGGGGCCGGCATGCTGGCGCCGGGGCTCGCGACGATGCTCGTCGTCCTCACGACCGACGCCGTGACCACCTCGGACCAGGCCGACGCCGTGCTGCGTGCGGCGACGCGCACGACCTTCGACCGGGTCGACTCCGACGGCTGCATGTCGACGAACGACACCGTGGTCCTGCTCGCCTCGGGCGCGAGCGGCGTCACCCCGTCCGCTGAGGAGCTCGCAGGAGCGGTGACCGAGGTCTGCCGTTCCCTCGCCCGCGCCCTCGTCGCGGATGCGGAAGGTGCGAGCCACGACATCGCGGTGCAGGTCGTCAACGCCGGGACCGAGGACGCCGCAGTGGCCGTCGCTCGCGCCGTGACGAGGTCGAACCTGTTCAAGGCGGCCGTCTTCGGGAACGACCCCAACTGGGGTCGGGTCCTGGCCGCCGTCGGCACCGTGCCGGCCGGGGTCGCGGCGTTCGACGCGGAGCTCCTGGACGTGTCGATCAACGGTGTCCAGGTGTGCCGGGCCGGTGGTGTCGGCGAGGACAGGTCTCTCGTCGACCTCGCGACGGCACGCGAGGTGCGGGTCCTGGTCGACCTGCATGCGGGCACGGCTGAGGCGACCGTGTGGACCAACGACCTCACGCACGACTACGTCCACGAGAACAGCGCGTACTCGTCATGA
- a CDS encoding uridine kinase codes for MTGPDGSSDDGSAVSVAATLVRAAPACLGPVRLVCVDGPAGSGKTTFAAPLGTALGAQVVHMDDLYEGWGGLADAWRRLAGWVLEPLSGGEAGRYRRYDWAAAEFAEWHDVPVAEVLVVEGCGSAPQAIDDWISVLVWVEAPRELRIARGVARDGEAVLEHWIPWMAQEDAVFAAERTRDRADLTVDARGRVVESHPRSRR; via the coding sequence ATGACCGGTCCCGACGGCTCGTCGGACGACGGTTCGGCCGTGTCCGTCGCCGCGACCCTGGTGCGTGCCGCACCGGCCTGTCTCGGGCCGGTGCGGCTCGTGTGCGTCGACGGCCCTGCCGGTTCGGGGAAGACGACGTTCGCGGCCCCGCTCGGGACGGCACTTGGCGCCCAGGTGGTCCACATGGACGACCTCTACGAGGGGTGGGGCGGTCTCGCCGACGCGTGGCGACGGCTCGCGGGCTGGGTCCTCGAGCCGCTGTCGGGCGGCGAGGCGGGCCGCTACCGCCGCTACGACTGGGCGGCGGCCGAGTTCGCCGAGTGGCATGACGTCCCGGTCGCAGAGGTGCTGGTGGTCGAGGGCTGTGGGAGCGCGCCGCAGGCGATCGACGACTGGATCAGCGTCCTCGTCTGGGTGGAGGCGCCGCGCGAGCTGCGCATCGCACGGGGCGTCGCTCGCGACGGCGAGGCGGTGCTCGAGCACTGGATCCCCTGGATGGCCCAGGAGGATGCGGTCTTCGCCGCCGAACGGACCCGCGACCGGGCGGATCTGACCGTGGACGCCCGCGGTCGGGTCGTCGAGAGTCATCCGAGATCACGACGATGA
- the tyrS gene encoding tyrosine--tRNA ligase, whose amino-acid sequence MTDILEDLRWRGLIAQSTDETALRDAVTAGPITLYCGFDPTAPSLHIGNLVQILTVRRLQLAGHRPLALVGGATGLIGDPKMTGERTLNAPEVVAGWVERIRRQIEPLLDFDGPAAARMVNNLDWTAPMSAIDFLRDVGKHYRLGTMLAKDTVARRLNSDQGISFTEFSYQILQGMDYLELHRRYGATLQTGGNDQWGNLLSGVELIRKVTQSQVHALTTPLITKADGTKFGKTETGTVWLDPELTSPYAFYQFWLNADDADVVGYLKVFTFRSHEEIDTLERAVAERPAAREAQRTLAADVTALVHGEEATAKVVTASQALFGRGNLADLDEPTVAAALAEIPRTEGAVGAQVVDLMAASGLVPSKGAARRAVSEGGAYLNNVKLVDEAAELRSEDLLHGRWALLRRGKRTLAVVDVCP is encoded by the coding sequence GTGACCGACATCCTCGAGGACCTTCGTTGGCGTGGGCTCATCGCCCAGTCGACGGACGAGACCGCCTTGCGTGATGCCGTCACGGCGGGACCGATCACCCTGTATTGCGGCTTCGATCCCACGGCGCCGAGCCTGCACATCGGCAACCTGGTTCAGATCCTGACCGTGCGCCGGCTCCAGCTGGCCGGCCATCGTCCGCTTGCCCTGGTAGGTGGCGCGACAGGCCTGATCGGCGACCCGAAGATGACCGGGGAGCGCACCCTGAACGCGCCCGAGGTGGTGGCGGGATGGGTGGAACGCATCCGTCGACAGATCGAGCCGCTCCTGGACTTCGACGGGCCGGCTGCCGCCAGGATGGTCAACAACCTCGACTGGACCGCGCCGATGTCGGCGATCGACTTCCTGCGCGACGTCGGCAAGCACTACCGGCTCGGCACGATGCTCGCCAAGGACACCGTGGCCCGGCGGCTCAACAGCGATCAGGGGATCAGCTTCACGGAGTTCAGCTACCAGATCCTGCAGGGCATGGACTACCTCGAGCTTCATCGGAGATACGGCGCCACGCTGCAGACGGGTGGCAACGACCAGTGGGGCAACCTGCTGTCCGGGGTGGAGCTGATTCGCAAGGTCACTCAGTCGCAGGTGCACGCTCTCACCACACCCTTGATCACGAAGGCCGACGGGACGAAGTTCGGCAAGACCGAGACCGGCACGGTGTGGCTCGACCCGGAGCTGACGAGCCCCTACGCCTTCTACCAGTTCTGGCTCAACGCCGACGATGCCGACGTGGTCGGTTACCTCAAGGTCTTCACGTTCCGCAGCCACGAGGAGATCGACACGCTCGAACGAGCCGTGGCGGAGCGGCCGGCGGCGCGCGAGGCGCAGCGGACCCTCGCTGCGGACGTGACGGCGCTCGTGCACGGGGAAGAGGCGACGGCCAAGGTGGTGACGGCAAGCCAGGCGCTGTTCGGCCGGGGGAACCTGGCCGACCTGGACGAGCCCACGGTGGCTGCTGCACTCGCCGAGATCCCTCGCACCGAGGGAGCCGTCGGGGCCCAGGTGGTCGACCTCATGGCGGCCAGCGGCCTCGTGCCGTCGAAGGGTGCGGCCCGGAGGGCCGTGTCGGAGGGCGGCGCGTACCTGAACAACGTCAAGCTCGTGGACGAGGCGGCTGAGCTCCGCTCGGAGGACCTGCTGCACGGGCGCTGGGCGCTCCTGCGCCGCGGCAAGAGGACCCTCGCGGTGGTCGACGTCTGCCCGTGA